From Polyodon spathula isolate WHYD16114869_AA chromosome 24, ASM1765450v1, whole genome shotgun sequence, one genomic window encodes:
- the LOC121299379 gene encoding probable G-protein coupled receptor 150, whose amino-acid sequence MADLSVSLLTVLSQILWESLGSEWLAGDLSCRLVKVAQVFGLAASSNMVVIIALERQQVIANPLAIPLSVTKMCAASWVCAVLFSLPQAFVFRETKLNSSTQCLGIFDNLPKWHFQMYIIYGAMVVFFVPFCILCFAYARILCIIWNKEKRPKREKVGSDSTTANTQFHLNPANSSLPKAKVKTLKMTLMIILLFIICGLPYFVVEMKFAFGNVTELDEDITAVLGIFVVSNSAANPIIYLYFNSKKSVKADEQKDGGNKRATSFSLMQKNPG is encoded by the coding sequence ATGGCAGATCTCAGCGTTTCGCTGCTGACTGTCCTTTCTCAGATTTTATGGGAAAGCTTGGGGAGCGAGTGGCTTGCCGGTGATCTCTCCTGTCGGCTAGTCAAAGTTGCCCAGGTCTTCGGTCTCGCTGCATCGTCAAACATGGTCGTGATCATAGCGCTTGAGAGGCAACAAGTCATTGCAAACCCGCTTGCAATTCCTCTTTCTGTCACGAAAATGTGCGCCGCTTCTTGGGTCTGCGCGGTGCTCTTCTCCTTGCCACAGGCATTCGTATTTAGAGAGACCAAGTTAAACTCTAGTACCCAGTGCCTCGGTATTTTTGACAATCTACCAAAATGGCACTTTCAAATGTACATCATCTATGGGGCCATGGTGGTCTTTTTTGTTCCCTTTTGTATCTTATGCTTTGCTTACGCCAGAATTCTGTGCATTATTTGGAATAAAGAAAAACGACCCAAACGTGAAAAGGTCGGATCAGACAGCACCACAGCTAACACCCAGTTCCATCTAAATCCTGCCAATAGCTCCCTGCCTAAAGCCAAAGTCAAAACCTTGAAGATGACGCTGATGATCATCTTGCTGTTTATCATCTGTGGTTTGCCCTACTTTGTGGTTGAGATGAAGTTTGCATTTGGAAACGTTACTGAGCTGGACGAAGATATCACTGCAGTACTGGGGATATTTGTAGTATCCAACAGCGCAGCTAACCCCATCATATACTTGTATTTCAATTCAAAGAAGAGTGTTAAAGCTGACGAACAAAAGGATGGAGGCAACAAGAGAGCAACATCTTTTAGTTTAATGCAGAAAAACCCGGGATAG
- the LOC121299378 gene encoding centrosomal protein of 152 kDa-like, translating into MSIDFDSVALQTQHEEEYDREDYAREQELQKLLTDLPDDMLEDSRDVSSPELNYSGCSANGTSGSSICFSVEDYEDGYIQDQYHEEYFNRNDNEHVNHGEPHGNGWSEQQEGEDEHRYMYNHIGYEYLNTDAQDVAGSKDYSIDERVEQDPYVQTNPYHLPGTYQQHAEGPREAFSHDDQNVQRHQYQCVFSLKQGFIETGNLGDKPMDDYKVNYNRHLPAVQPKTFNAKVNNKDAKFEQMQIEFLYPGTNSTETQRIAQFQVLYKARGRQLEELQQKLEDCGRHMRYLNHQLAIAKDEKKGLAVTLQESGKLIKDGKEKEVQLLGQIKALEFQVQTLTANEEKNLENQNAAEAALDSMQQQMTELCHSESLTRARVQHKSILAALKEKHEDKVLALQQKLDAQSHAVEEQKEICHRLREQIKQQERQQEEAKLEKVEIINRLTKSLEESQQQCTNLLQTGTVQELNQLRYQLHQAQSAKNISDSMNKSLQEELGELNEQITLYESAGKFGVLSTDPCGDSEAPMSDSYVELGIKNVNWKSTKFHRYASSVGRTDKSMSKDDIIMDLKAELERFLGSFKVKRQKITQLQDELRQSQRQVQELKTQLEKAEKNAKDHEVGENGLEKQLEISVTDKAVKEEVERLQRENQCLQQVIEKLRHQIKELSDNKEMLKLANQELCTEMRKMMQDFDQDKQETTERYEKIHQQHREDIVSHLRGELLQEHALEKEQLTQLYEEKIHSLEVKLSDLNREMVRVQECYITVCKENNLLEEDLRGKLEQEMALKENELKKQFSEENKISLESFKSELEEKLYGCQEQEKEELLSCSKHYIQKLEKSCNDLRKNLEKACRQLQQTVRENKANVHNIKAEYEEAIKKEREEGLRRVQEVKASGKTAATRSQFEDESEPCIQKGLEEIQEQYLRAVCKIRGDMLRYIQASKARAAEMIRVEVLRERQETARKMRTYYLTCLQQLLEDGGKNKGAEQKIMNAASKLAALAKKCFWRNLFLFFISQIKGQEQEKEELLSCSKHYIQKLEKSCNDLRKNLEKACRQLQQTVRENKANVHNIKAEYEEAIKKEREEGLRRVQEVKASGKTAATRSQFEDESEPCIQKGLEEIQEQYLRAVCKIRGDMLRYIQASKARAAEMIRVEVLRERQETARKMRTYYLTCLQQLLEDGGKNKGAEQKIMNAASKLAALAKVLEMPAPNRKCNKKEVTGVY; encoded by the exons ATGTCAATAGACTTTGACAGCGTGGCCCTACAAACTCAGCATGAAGAAGAATATGACAGAGAAGACTATGCCAGAGAACAGGAG CTGCAGAAGTTGTTGACTGATCTTCCTGATGATATGCTGGAGGACAGCAGAGATGTGTCCTCTCCAGAGCTCAATTATTCTGGTTGTAGTGCAAACGGGACCTCTGGCAG CTCTATCTGCTTTTCTGTTGAGGATTATGAGGATGGCTACATTCAGGACCAGTACCATGAAGAATACTTTAATAGGAATGATAACGAGCATGTTAACCATGGCGAGCCCCATGGTAATGGATGGAGTGAGCAGCAGGAAGGGGAAGATGAACACAGGTATATGTATAACCACATTGGTTATGAGTACCTCAACACAGATGCTCAAGATGTTGCTGGCAGCAAGGATTACAGTATAGATGAAAGAGTTGAACAAGATCCATATGTCCAAACCAATCCATATCACCTTCCTGGAACATATCAACAACACGCTGAAGGACCCAGGGAAGCATTTAGTCATGATGATCAGAATGTTCAGAGACACCAGTATCAG TGTGTCTTCTCCTTAAAACAGGGTTTTATTGAAACCGGCAATTTGGGTGACAAACCTATGGACGACTACAAAGTCAACTATAACAGACATCTGCCTGCAGTGCAGCCTAAAACCTTCAATGCCAAAGTGAACAACAAAGATGCCAAATTTGAACAGATGCAGATAGAGTTCTTGTATCCTGGTacaa aTTCAACAGAAACCCAACGCATTGCACAGTTCCAGGTCCTCTATAAGGCTCGAGGAAGACAGCTTGAAGAACTTCAGCAAAAGCTGGAAGACTGTGGCCGACACATGAGATACCTTAATCACCAGCTTGCTATAGCAAAG gatgaaaagaAGGGTTTGGCTGTTACCCTGCAAGAATCTGGAAAGCTGATTAAAGATGGAAAAGAAAAGGAGGTGCAGTTATTAGGGCAGATTAAAGCCTTGGAGTTTCAAGTTCAAACCTTAACTGCCAATGAAGAAAAG AATTTGGAAAATCAGAATGCGGCAGAGGCAGCCCTGGACAGTATGCAGCAGCAGATGACGGAGCTCTGCCATTCAGAATCTCTTACTCGAGCCAGGGTGCAACACAAGAGTATCCTTGCAGCTTTAAAGGAAAAGCATGAAGACAAAGTGTTGGCTTTGCAGCAGAAACTAGATGCACAGAGCCACGCTGTGGAAGAGCAG AAAGAAATTTGTCATCGCCTTCGAGAACAGATAAAGCAACAAGAACGACAACAGGAAGAAGCCAAATTGGAGAAAGTTGAAATAATCAACAGACTCACAAAGAGTTTGGAGGAAAGCCAGCAACAATGTACAAACCTGCTGCAGACAG gTACAGTGCAGGAGCTCAACCAACTGAGATATCAGCTACACCAAGCACAATCTGCTAAAAATATCAGCGACAGCATGAACAAGTCTTTGCAG GAAGAGCTTGGtgaattaaatgaacaaataactcTCTATGAATCTGCTGGTAAATTTGGAGTTCTTtctactgatccctgtggtgaTTCAGAGGCTCCAATGTCTGATTCCTATGTGGAGCTGGGTATCAAGAACGTTAACTGGAAAAGTACCAAATTTCACAGGTA cGCCTCATCTGTTGGAAGAACTGATAAGAGCATGTCTAAGGATGATATAATAATGGATCTTAAAGCTGAGCTGGAACGTTTCTTGGGGAGTTTTAAAGTCAAGAGACAAAAGATTACCCAGTTACAGGATGAACTCAGACAATCTCAGAGACAAGTGCAAGAACTGAAAACTCAACTGGAGAAAGCTGAAAAGAATGCAAAAGATCATGAG GTCGGAGAAAACGGCTTGGAAAAACAACTGGAAATATCAGTCACTGATAAGGCAGTGAAGGAGGAGGTGGAAAGGCTTCAAAGAGAAAACCAATGCTTGCAGCAGGTTATTGAG AAACTAAGACATCAGATCAAGGAATTGAGTGATAACAAAGAGATGCTTAAATTGGCAAACCAGGAGCTGTGCACCGAAATGAGAAAGATGATGCAGGATTTCGACCAGGATAAGCAGGAGACCACTGAAAG GTATGAAAAAATACACCAGCAGCACCGTGAAGATATTGTAAGTCATTTGCGTGGAGAGTTATTACAGGAGCATGCGCTTGAGAAAGAGCAGCTGACGCAGCTTTATGAAGAAAAGATACATTCTTTGGA GGTAAAACTTTCTGATCTTAATCGGGAGATGGTTAGAGTACAAGAATGCTACATCACTGTCTGCAAGGAAAATAATTTATTGGAAGAAGATTTAAGAGGGAAACTGGAACAAGAGATGGCATTAAAAGAGAATGAG TTAAAGAAGCAATTctctgaagaaaacaaaatttCCTTAGAAAGTTTCAAGTCTGAATTGGAAGAAAAGTT ATATGGCT GTCAAGAGCAAGAAAAGGAAGAACTGCTATCCTGCAGTAAGCATTACATTCAGAAGCTGGAAAAATCATGTAACGATCTACGAAAAAACCTGGAGAAAGCTTGCAGGCAGCTTCAGCAGACTGTAAGAGAGAACAAGGCTAATGTGCATAACATAAAag CAGAGTATGAAGAGGCCATTAAGAAAGAAAGGGAAGAAGGTTTAAGAAGAGTTCAAGAAGTAAAGGCATCTGGGAAAACAGCAGCCACAAG ATCACAATTCGAAGACGAGTCTGAGCCCTGTATTCAAAAAGGGTTAGAAGAAATCCAGGAACAATATTTGAGAGCTGTTTGTAAAATTAGAG GGGACATGCTTCGGTATATCCAAGCAAGCAAGGCGAGAGCAGCTGAAATGATAAGAGTGGAGGTATTGAGGGAGCGACAAGAGACTGCTCGGAAAATGCGAACATACTATTTGACCTGTTTGCAGCAACTGTTGGAAGATGGTGGAAAGAACAAAGG tgctgaaCAGAAAATTATGAATGCTGCTAGCAAACTAGCTGCATTGGCAAAA AAGTGTTTTTGGAGgaatttgttccttttttttatttcacaaattaaAGGTCAAGAGCAAGAAAAGGAAGAACTGCTATCCTGCAGTAAGCATTACATTCAGAAGCTGGAAAAATCATGTAACGATCTACGAAAAAACCTGGAGAAAGCTTGCAGGCAGCTTCAGCAGACTGTAAGAGAGAACAAGGCTAATGTGCATAACATAAAag CAGAGTATGAAGAGGCCATTAAGAAAGAAAGGGAAGAAGGTTTAAGAAGAGTTCAAGAAGTAAAGGCATCTGGGAAAACAGCAGCCACAAG ATCACAATTCGAAGACGAGTCTGAGCCCTGTATTCAAAAAGGGTTAGAAGAAATCCAGGAACAATATTTGAGAGCTGTTTGTAAAATTAGAG GGGACATGCTTCGGTATATCCAAGCAAGCAAGGCGAGAGCAGCTGAAATGATAAGAGTGGAGGTATTGAGGGAGCGACAAGAGACTGCTCGGAAAATGCGAACATACTATTTGACCTGTTTGCAGCAACTGTTGGAAGATGGTGGAAAGAACAAAGG tgctgaaCAGAAAATTATGAATGCTGCTAGCAAACTAGCTGCATTGGCAAAAGTGTTGGAAATGCCTGCTCCTAATAGAAAGTGCAATAAAAAGGAAGTGACAGGTGTGTATTAA